GAGGGCATCGATGAAACGGAACTCGCGCGGGAGCTTGTAGCGCGAGAGGCGCTCCCGCAGGTGCGCCGTGAGGGCCTCGGCGGACGGCGCGGTGCCTGGGCGCGCGACGACGAACGCCACGCCCGCTTCGCCCCAGGTCTCGTGCGGCACGCCGACGACGGCGGCATCCTGTACGTCGGGGTGCAACAGCAGCACCGCCTCGATCTCGGCGGGATAGACGTTGACTCCCCCGCTGATGAACATGTCCTTCTTGCGCCCGGCGATGTAGAAGAACCCTTCGGCGTCGGACCGGGCGGAGTCCCCCGTGTGAAACCAGCCGTCCGCGTCGAGCGCGTCGGCGGTGGCCGCCGCGTCGTTCCAGTATCCCTGGGTGACGTGCGGCCCGCGCAAGAGCAGCTCCCCGATCTCGCCGGGAGCGACCGCGTTGCCCTGGCCATCGACGAGCCGCGCTTCGGTGAACATGAGCGGCTTGCCGATCGAGCCCTTCTTGTGGATCGAGTCCTCCGTGGTCATCGCGAAGCAGTTGACCCCCACTTCGGTGAGGCCGTAACCCTGCTTGAACGTGACGCCGCGCCGCTGGTAGGCGTCGATGAGGTACTGCGGCAGCGGCGCTCCGCCGCTGATGCACCAGCGCACGCGCCCCAGGTCCGCCGTGGCAAACGCCGGCGCGTTCATGAGCATCTGGAAGATCGTGGGAACGCCGAACACCACCGTCGCCCCCTCGCGCACGATGGCGTCCCAGACTTCGCCCGCATCGAAGGCGCGATGCAGAACCACCGTGCCGCCGACCGCGAACATGGGCGTCAGGAACACGCCCAGGCCGCCGGCATGGTAGAGCGGCGTGAACACCGGCGCCACGTCATCGTCGCGAAGCTGCCAGCCGATCACCGTGTTGAACGCGTTCCACGCCACCATCCGGTGTGGAATGCGGACGCCTTTCGGCCGGCCGGTGGTGCCGCTCGTGTACAAGAGCGCGAGGAGGTCCTCGCCGTCGCAGGACACCGCGACGAACGGATGCCCGATGGCAGCATCGCGCAGCCGCGCGTAGTCTTCGAGCGTGACGGTCCGTTTCTGTGAAACGGGCCCTTCGAGTCCGCCGGGCGAGCCTGCGAGGCCCGCCGCATCGGCTATCAGGACGCGCGGGGTGGCGTTCTGGAGGATGTCGTCGATCTCGTACGGGGTGTTGCGCGTGTTGAGCGGCACGAGCACGACGCCCGTGCGCGCGGCGGCGAAGAAGATCTCGACAAACTCCACCGAGTTGGCCGCCAGCAGCGCGAGGCGGTCTCCCTTGCCGAGGCCGAGCGCGCCGGCCAGCACGTGCGCGGCGGCCGACGCCCGCGCGTCCAGCTCCGCGTACGTCAAGCGGAGACCGCTCGCCACCTCGACGAGCGCGAGCCTGGACGGCGTCAGCCTCGCGCGCTCCCGGAGCAGATCGGCGTGGATCATCCCACCCGCACCTCACGCGCGGAACGCGACCGCCGCCTGGTTGTAGCCGACCCCCGATCCGACGAGCACGACCAGGTCGCCGTCGTGAATCCTGCCAAGTTCCCTCGCGCGATCGAGCGCCATCGGGATGCACGCCGATC
This region of Acidobacteriota bacterium genomic DNA includes:
- a CDS encoding long-chain fatty acid--CoA ligase, which encodes MIHADLLRERARLTPSRLALVEVASGLRLTYAELDARASAAAHVLAGALGLGKGDRLALLAANSVEFVEIFFAAARTGVVLVPLNTRNTPYEIDDILQNATPRVLIADAAGLAGSPGGLEGPVSQKRTVTLEDYARLRDAAIGHPFVAVSCDGEDLLALLYTSGTTGRPKGVRIPHRMVAWNAFNTVIGWQLRDDDVAPVFTPLYHAGGLGVFLTPMFAVGGTVVLHRAFDAGEVWDAIVREGATVVFGVPTIFQMLMNAPAFATADLGRVRWCISGGAPLPQYLIDAYQRRGVTFKQGYGLTEVGVNCFAMTTEDSIHKKGSIGKPLMFTEARLVDGQGNAVAPGEIGELLLRGPHVTQGYWNDAAATADALDADGWFHTGDSARSDAEGFFYIAGRKKDMFISGGVNVYPAEIEAVLLLHPDVQDAAVVGVPHETWGEAGVAFVVARPGTAPSAEALTAHLRERLSRYKLPREFRFIDALPRTAYGKVVKTELQKRL